One segment of Spirochaetota bacterium DNA contains the following:
- a CDS encoding desulfoferrodoxin: MATKQLEVYKCDICGNIVEVLHEGKGDLVCCGQPMKLQVENTVDASKEKHVPAVEKTAEGIKVQVGSVEHPMEEKHYIEWIQLIAGGKSYRQFLKPGEKPVAIFKVDASTYTVREYCNLHGLWKA; the protein is encoded by the coding sequence ATGGCTACAAAACAATTAGAAGTATATAAATGCGATATTTGTGGCAATATCGTTGAGGTGCTTCATGAAGGCAAAGGCGATCTAGTCTGCTGTGGTCAGCCTATGAAGCTTCAGGTAGAAAATACTGTAGATGCATCAAAAGAAAAGCACGTACCAGCAGTAGAAAAAACTGCGGAAGGCATCAAAGTACAGGTTGGCAGTGTTGAACATCCTATGGAAGAAAAGCATTATATTGAATGGATACAGCTTATTGCCGGTGGCAAATCATACAGGCAATTCTTGAAACCTGGCGAAAAGCCAGTAGCCATATTCAAAGTTGACGCTTCCACCTACACAGTACGTGAATATTGCAATCTGCACGGCTTATGGAAAGCATAA